The Montipora foliosa isolate CH-2021 chromosome 1, ASM3666993v2, whole genome shotgun sequence genome has a window encoding:
- the LOC137980880 gene encoding LOW QUALITY PROTEIN: protein-L-isoaspartate O-methyltransferase domain-containing protein 2-like (The sequence of the model RefSeq protein was modified relative to this genomic sequence to represent the inferred CDS: deleted 1 base in 1 codon), whose amino-acid sequence MGGAVSAGQDNDELVDNLKAANYIKSPEVEHVFRAVDRADYFPEGTKQHAYKDMAWKSGNIHLSAPCIYSQVLESLELKDGLSFLNLGSGTGYLSTMVGLMIGSNGTNHGVELFEDVVEFAGKKLTMFKTNPAYQGTNFGEPVFIVGNCLSLNTHYRQYDRVYCGAACPQEYEEYMKSLVKVGGILVMPFNEKLCRMHRVEESEWDVEGVLPVSFAPLINCKEKNDLLKFIEIPTHPRYLQDLCRLVIRKTLGAQGIQKLADLPLPPALVMYLNYFHELRQE is encoded by the exons ATGGGCGGAGCTGTCAGTGCAGGCCAAGACAATGATGAGCTGGTCGATAACCTTAAAGCGGCAAACTACATCAAATCTCCTGAGGTCGAGCATGTGTTTCGAGCTGTGGACAGAGCAGATTATTTCCCAGAGGGGACCAAACAACATGCCTACAAAGACATGGCATGGAAAAGTGGCAACATACATCTCTCTGCTCCTTGTATTTATTCACAAGTGCTAGAATCTCTTGAACTTAAAGATGGGCTCTCATTCTTAAATCTTGGAAGTGGGACGGGGTACTTGTCTACTATGGTTGGCCTGATGATTGGATCAAATGGTACTAACCATGGAGTTGAATTGTTTGAAGACGTTGTCGAGTTTGCAGGAAAAAAGCTCACCATGTTTAAAACAAACCCGGCATACCAAGGAACCAATTTCGGGGAACCAGTTTTTATTGTAGGAAACTGCCTATCTTTGAATACACATTACAGACAGTACGATCGTGTTTATTGTGGTGCAGCCTGTCCTCAAGAATATGAGGAGTACATGAAGTCTTTGGTAAAAGTTGGAGGTATATTGGTCATGCCTTTTAATGAAAAG CTTTGTAGGATGCATCGCGTTGAAGAATCTGAGTGGGATGTGGAGGGGGTGTTGCCAGTATCATTTGCC CCCCTGATCAACTGTAAAGAGAAGAATGATCTATTGAAATTTATCGAAATAC CTACCCATCCAAGATACCTCCAAGATCTTTGCAGACTGGTAATCCGAAAAACTCTTGGTGCCCAAGGCATCCAGAAATTGGCTGACCTACCCCTCCCTCCTGCACTTGTCATGTACTTGAACTACTTCCATGAATTGAGGCAAGAGTAA